In one Pseudomonas sp. SG20056 genomic region, the following are encoded:
- a CDS encoding response regulator transcription factor: MRLLLVEDHVPLADELLAGLTRQGYAVDWLADGRDAAYQGATEPYDLIILDLGLPGKPGLEVLQEWRAGGLTTPVLILTARGSWAERIEGLKAGADDYLSKPFHPEELQLRIQSLLRRAHGLANQPQLEAAGLQLDESRQSVQRNGEEVQLTAAEFRLLRYFMLHTGQLLSKSHLAEHLYDGESERDSNVIEVHVNHLRRKLGREIIETRRGQGYRFNGDVA, encoded by the coding sequence ATGCGCCTGCTGCTGGTTGAAGACCATGTCCCCCTGGCTGATGAGCTGCTCGCCGGTTTAACCCGTCAGGGGTATGCGGTGGATTGGTTGGCCGACGGCCGTGATGCCGCCTATCAGGGCGCAACCGAACCCTATGATCTGATCATTCTTGACCTCGGTTTGCCTGGCAAACCGGGGCTTGAGGTGTTGCAGGAATGGCGCGCTGGCGGCCTTACTACACCGGTATTGATCCTTACGGCGCGCGGCTCCTGGGCCGAGCGCATCGAAGGTCTCAAGGCGGGTGCGGATGATTACCTGAGCAAACCCTTTCACCCGGAAGAGTTGCAATTGCGTATCCAGTCCCTGCTGCGGCGCGCCCATGGTCTGGCCAACCAGCCGCAACTGGAAGCGGCGGGCTTACAGCTGGATGAAAGTAGGCAATCGGTACAACGTAATGGCGAAGAGGTACAGCTGACCGCCGCCGAATTTCGTTTGTTGCGCTATTTCATGCTGCATACCGGGCAATTACTGTCCAAGAGCCACCTAGCTGAGCACCTGTATGACGGTGAAAGCGAGCGCGATTCGAATGTTATCGAGGTGCACGTCAACCACCTGCGGCGCAAGCTGGGACGCGAGATCATCGAAACTCGCCGTGGTCAGGGTTATCGCTTTAACGGTGATGTTGCTTGA
- a CDS encoding PepSY domain-containing protein — protein MNTTAWLARALLACLLLTLTFSSSARDLDQDEALRLRREGLIMPLEQLLQMALQRHPGAVLLEVELEEEDGVLVYEVELVTEQGIVRELELHASTGEVLKDEVED, from the coding sequence ATGAACACCACTGCTTGGCTTGCACGCGCACTCCTGGCCTGCCTGCTGCTGACATTGACGTTCAGCAGCAGCGCGCGCGATCTGGATCAGGATGAAGCATTACGCCTGCGCCGCGAGGGGTTGATCATGCCCCTCGAGCAGTTGTTGCAGATGGCCTTGCAGCGTCATCCCGGTGCGGTTTTGCTGGAAGTCGAGCTGGAGGAGGAAGACGGTGTGCTGGTTTATGAAGTTGAATTGGTGACCGAGCAGGGCATCGTGCGCGAACTGGAGTTACACGCCAGCACCGGTGAAGTACTCAAGGACGAGGTGGAAGACTGA
- a CDS encoding PepSY domain-containing protein, with product MKTLTAVFAAAALTLTAGLAQARDLGPDEALKLRDAGTIQSFEKLNAAALALHPGSTTEDTELEEEYGRYIYQVEVRDAQGVQWDVELDATNAQVLKNQRDD from the coding sequence ATGAAAACACTGACTGCCGTATTTGCCGCTGCTGCCCTGACCCTGACTGCTGGCTTGGCTCAAGCCCGTGACCTGGGTCCGGATGAAGCACTCAAGCTGCGTGACGCCGGGACTATCCAGTCCTTCGAAAAACTCAACGCTGCAGCGCTAGCGCTGCACCCAGGCAGCACGACTGAAGACACCGAGCTGGAAGAAGAGTACGGCCGCTACATCTATCAGGTTGAAGTTCGCGACGCCCAAGGCGTGCAGTGGGACGTCGAGCTGGATGCCACTAACGCACAAGTTCTGAAGAACCAACGAGACGATTGA
- a CDS encoding patatin-like phospholipase family protein: MSAILIKSPALTIKAGKRALARIREHGLQPADVGILPGAAGGPKALGIQGLDLALFGDWLQRAPRERSLIGASIGSWRFASACLPDAAAGLRRLGELYTSQRFAKGVSMAQVSSSCSLMLDQLLSNDDANILSNPHYRLNIVVVKSHGLLQHDHRGALGLGLSSVIGSNLLGRPRLAKHFERVILHDARLAPPLGTLSDFPSRYLQLDSGNLRHALLASGSIPMIMQGVRDIPGAGPGTYRDGGLLDYHLDLPYSGDDIVLYPHFTDKVIPGWFDKGMPWRRGDGERLQDVLLLAPSRDYLARLPHGKLPDRKDFSRYLGDDAGRERYWRTAMSESQRLGDEFLELVDSGRLGGRLQPL; this comes from the coding sequence ATGAGTGCGATATTAATCAAGTCCCCTGCTTTGACAATCAAGGCCGGCAAACGCGCCCTTGCGCGGATTCGCGAGCACGGCCTGCAACCGGCGGATGTCGGTATTCTGCCCGGCGCAGCCGGTGGCCCGAAGGCGTTGGGGATTCAGGGGCTGGATCTGGCGCTGTTCGGCGACTGGCTGCAACGCGCGCCGCGCGAGCGTTCGCTAATTGGGGCATCCATCGGTTCTTGGCGTTTCGCCAGCGCCTGTTTGCCGGATGCTGCAGCAGGCCTGCGTCGCCTCGGCGAGCTGTATACCTCGCAGCGCTTTGCCAAAGGCGTGAGCATGGCGCAAGTGTCGAGTAGCTGCAGCCTGATGCTTGATCAACTGCTCAGCAACGACGACGCCAACATCCTCAGCAACCCGCATTACCGTTTGAATATCGTCGTGGTAAAAAGCCATGGCCTGCTACAACACGACCATCGCGGCGCGCTCGGCCTGGGCCTGTCTTCGGTGATTGGCAGCAATCTGCTGGGCCGTCCGCGACTGGCCAAACACTTCGAGCGGGTGATTCTGCACGACGCCCGCCTTGCTCCGCCCTTAGGGACGCTGAGCGACTTCCCCTCGCGTTATCTGCAACTCGACAGCGGTAATCTGCGTCATGCATTGCTGGCCTCCGGCTCCATCCCGATGATCATGCAAGGGGTCCGCGATATCCCCGGCGCCGGCCCTGGTACCTACCGCGATGGCGGCCTGCTCGACTACCACCTCGACTTGCCTTACAGCGGCGACGATATCGTGCTCTACCCGCACTTCACCGATAAGGTCATCCCCGGCTGGTTCGACAAGGGCATGCCCTGGCGCCGAGGTGATGGCGAGCGCCTGCAGGATGTTCTGCTGCTGGCCCCCTCACGCGACTACCTGGCGCGCCTGCCCCATGGCAAACTCCCCGACCGCAAGGACTTCAGCCGTTACCTGGGCGATGATGCCGGCCGCGAGCGCTATTGGCGCACGGCCATGAGCGAAAGCCAGCGGCTTGGCGACGAGTTTCTCGAACTGGTCGACAGCGGCCGCCTCGGCGGGCGTCTGCAGCCACTCTAA
- a CDS encoding GlxA family transcriptional regulator: protein MDAPRTIACLLYPHVMSLDLTGPLQVFASANDERQRQGLPAAYRLLVLGQQAMAMPTSAGFQLVAEQAWSAEDPAHIDTLLIPGGQGDKAQCQNPELLAWLRSAAPQIRRVGSVCSGALILAAAGLLDGRRATTHWADLDCLRREHPQVEISADCLHTYDAQDPTGNGHIFTSAGVTAGIDLALALVEADLGRPLALAVAKRLVLFLRRPGGQAQFSALLTPEPNRVPRLASLLEWIPLHLHEDLSLAALATRANMTPRTLSRIFNQELGMGPGRYVEIVRLEAARNLLQNAQASISTVARLSGFTHPENLRRTFHKHLGVSPQEYAERFA from the coding sequence ATGGATGCCCCGCGAACCATCGCCTGCCTGCTTTATCCGCATGTCATGAGCCTGGACCTGACCGGCCCATTGCAGGTGTTTGCCTCTGCCAATGACGAACGTCAGCGCCAGGGCCTGCCCGCCGCTTATCGCCTGCTGGTACTCGGCCAGCAGGCGATGGCAATGCCTACCTCCGCCGGTTTCCAGCTGGTCGCCGAACAGGCCTGGAGCGCCGAAGACCCTGCGCATATCGATACATTGCTGATCCCCGGCGGCCAGGGTGACAAAGCGCAGTGCCAGAACCCTGAGTTGCTGGCTTGGCTACGCAGCGCCGCACCGCAGATCCGGCGCGTCGGCTCGGTCTGTTCCGGTGCGCTGATTCTCGCCGCCGCCGGCCTGCTCGATGGCCGCCGCGCCACCACTCACTGGGCCGATCTCGACTGCCTACGCCGGGAACACCCGCAGGTGGAAATCAGCGCTGATTGCCTGCACACCTATGATGCGCAAGACCCCACCGGTAATGGCCATATCTTCACCTCGGCGGGGGTTACTGCAGGGATTGATCTGGCGCTGGCTCTGGTTGAAGCCGATCTCGGTCGTCCGCTTGCCTTGGCCGTGGCCAAACGTCTGGTGCTGTTTCTGCGCCGCCCCGGCGGGCAAGCGCAGTTCAGCGCGCTGCTGACTCCGGAACCCAACCGAGTGCCACGCCTGGCCAGCCTGCTGGAATGGATACCGCTGCACCTGCATGAAGACCTGTCGCTTGCAGCCCTGGCGACGCGAGCCAATATGACGCCGCGCACCCTGTCGCGAATTTTCAACCAGGAACTCGGCATGGGCCCAGGCCGCTATGTGGAGATTGTGCGCTTGGAGGCAGCACGCAACCTGCTGCAGAACGCCCAGGCGTCGATCAGTACAGTGGCGCGTTTGAGCGGCTTCACCCACCCGGAAAATCTGCGCCGCACCTTTCACAAGCACCTGGGTGTCAGCCCTCAGGAATATGCCGAACGATTCGCTTAA
- a CDS encoding pesticin C-terminus-like muramidase, giving the protein MSHYSIYFSFIANLEGGPATKGYVPDAGNSRSGVTIATGFDLGQRKLADLQALDLPDPLLERLRPYLGLTGQAAVTQLATQPLNITAAEAEQIDEAYKEPFINRLAASYAKSGGGDFAQLPAQMQTVIASVAFQYGDLASRTPNFWKQVVAHDWNAAHSNLLNFGDRYTSRRRQEAELLSQAMS; this is encoded by the coding sequence ATGTCTCACTACTCGATTTACTTCAGTTTTATCGCCAACCTGGAAGGCGGGCCAGCCACCAAGGGTTATGTCCCCGACGCAGGCAATAGCCGCAGCGGCGTCACCATTGCAACGGGGTTTGACCTCGGGCAGCGCAAGCTGGCTGATCTGCAGGCGCTGGATTTGCCTGATCCGCTGCTTGAGCGTTTACGCCCTTACCTTGGCCTGACTGGGCAGGCAGCAGTAACGCAGCTGGCCACACAACCGCTGAACATCACAGCGGCAGAGGCAGAGCAGATTGATGAGGCGTACAAGGAGCCCTTTATCAATCGTCTGGCGGCCAGTTATGCCAAGTCCGGCGGCGGCGATTTTGCCCAGTTGCCAGCGCAGATGCAGACCGTTATCGCCTCAGTGGCCTTTCAGTACGGTGATCTTGCATCGCGCACGCCGAACTTCTGGAAACAGGTGGTGGCGCATGACTGGAATGCCGCCCATAGCAACCTGCTGAACTTTGGCGATCGCTACACCAGCCGGCGGCGTCAGGAAGCCGAACTGCTGTCCCAGGCAATGTCCTGA
- a CDS encoding Mor transcription activator family protein: protein MDENDLQQVDIKLLPHSLQELIECIGLESAYRLTCAFGGRPKYIPKYPARSSLALLLSPQALDALIERYAGIAIEIPKADHFCRQIRNLKIVQQSSDGLSRSALADKYGLSLRQIGNIRRQEHETHR, encoded by the coding sequence ATGGACGAGAATGACCTGCAACAGGTCGACATCAAGCTATTGCCACACTCACTGCAGGAACTGATCGAGTGTATCGGTCTGGAAAGCGCATACCGATTGACTTGCGCCTTCGGTGGCCGCCCCAAATACATTCCCAAATACCCTGCTCGCTCCTCGCTAGCCCTGCTCCTGTCGCCGCAAGCGCTGGACGCTCTGATCGAGCGTTACGCCGGAATCGCTATCGAGATCCCCAAAGCCGACCACTTCTGTCGACAGATACGCAACCTGAAGATCGTCCAGCAAAGCTCGGATGGTCTGTCACGCAGCGCCCTGGCTGACAAATACGGTTTGAGCCTGCGCCAGATCGGCAACATCCGCCGCCAAGAGCATGAAACTCATAGGTAA
- a CDS encoding DUF2589 domain-containing protein, with the protein MSQIDTGLIGSVINALPLDRMISGPLQAMITAQVQASKAYADFLMAVCIKDGKAVSVQFDYDETLVDENGVYKGTVTKKMRIPLLAAISHPNITIEEGSIDFELTISQQAEDTSETAGEGSFEAKLGWGPFSVTVKGSVSHKSTQTRKTDTRARYAISTKIARQDPPEALMRVIDFLTDAATKPVLLPSEKATPATDPLPTDAVLESPKPATADDGTAKK; encoded by the coding sequence ATGTCCCAGATTGATACCGGCCTGATCGGTTCCGTCATCAACGCATTGCCGCTTGATCGCATGATTTCAGGGCCATTGCAGGCCATGATCACGGCTCAGGTGCAGGCGAGCAAAGCCTATGCCGACTTCCTGATGGCGGTGTGCATCAAGGATGGTAAAGCGGTGTCCGTACAGTTCGACTACGACGAAACCCTGGTCGACGAAAACGGTGTGTACAAGGGCACCGTAACCAAGAAGATGCGCATCCCGCTGCTGGCGGCCATCAGCCACCCCAACATCACCATCGAAGAAGGCTCCATCGACTTCGAACTGACCATCAGCCAGCAGGCTGAGGACACCAGCGAAACTGCTGGTGAGGGCAGCTTCGAAGCCAAACTCGGCTGGGGGCCGTTCAGTGTCACGGTGAAGGGCTCGGTCAGCCACAAGTCGACCCAGACGCGCAAAACCGACACCCGTGCACGTTATGCCATCAGCACCAAGATTGCCCGTCAGGACCCACCTGAAGCACTGATGCGGGTGATCGACTTCCTCACTGACGCGGCGACCAAACCGGTGCTGCTGCCGAGCGAGAAAGCCACGCCTGCAACTGATCCGCTGCCCACTGACGCCGTGCTGGAATCGCCAAAACCAGCCACAGCCGATGACGGCACAGCCAAGAAGTAA
- a CDS encoding DUF2589 domain-containing protein: MALFSNKKEPMSASDLSHITRGLHQAAAATHNLVAQQYIKLFDQFFDYNPDDLGTPMKAKMVEVGLDEQHTMNIPLIALVAPRGLGLESMKVDLSVKMHGTELEKASHALENGELQSERFFVTFGREKRQGQERDPDEITISMEFKACEPPEAVHRLIEEYTNLISPIRMAKPSPAVIESEPAAPQPGTP; this comes from the coding sequence ATGGCACTGTTTTCCAACAAGAAAGAACCGATGAGCGCCAGTGATTTGAGCCACATCACCCGCGGTCTGCACCAGGCCGCTGCGGCGACCCACAACCTGGTTGCCCAGCAGTACATCAAGTTGTTCGATCAGTTTTTTGACTACAACCCGGACGACCTCGGCACCCCCATGAAGGCGAAGATGGTGGAAGTTGGCCTGGATGAGCAACACACCATGAACATTCCACTGATCGCCCTGGTCGCACCGCGCGGTCTGGGGTTGGAAAGCATGAAGGTCGATCTCTCCGTCAAGATGCACGGCACCGAACTCGAAAAAGCCAGCCACGCCCTGGAGAACGGCGAACTGCAGAGCGAACGGTTCTTTGTCACCTTCGGCCGTGAAAAGCGCCAGGGGCAGGAGCGTGACCCGGATGAAATAACCATCAGCATGGAATTCAAGGCCTGCGAGCCTCCGGAGGCCGTGCATAGACTGATCGAGGAATACACCAACCTGATCAGTCCAATTCGTATGGCCAAACCCTCACCCGCCGTGATTGAAAGCGAGCCTGCAGCGCCTCAACCTGGCACGCCCTGA
- a CDS encoding DUF2970 domain-containing protein — MSEEENKPLTLWEMLQSVLSAALGVQSGKNRTRDFSRGKPSHFIILGVLFTVVFVLVIFGIVKLVLHLAGV, encoded by the coding sequence ATGAGCGAAGAGGAAAACAAACCGCTGACGCTATGGGAGATGTTGCAAAGCGTGCTGAGTGCAGCGCTCGGTGTGCAAAGCGGGAAAAACCGTACTCGCGACTTCTCACGCGGCAAGCCTAGCCACTTCATCATTCTCGGCGTGTTATTCACGGTCGTGTTTGTGTTGGTGATCTTCGGCATCGTCAAACTGGTGCTGCACCTGGCCGGCGTCTGA